The following are from one region of the Aspergillus luchuensis IFO 4308 DNA, chromosome 4, nearly complete sequence genome:
- a CDS encoding uncharacterized protein (COG:V;~EggNog:ENOG410PWF3;~InterPro:IPR012856,IPR012338,IPR001466,IPR027279;~MEROPS:MER0000457;~PFAM:PF07930,PF00144;~go_function: GO:0004177 - aminopeptidase activity [Evidence IEA]): MPLRVPSRYRGPGGAVAIIKDGELAGKYTWGYADLRKRIPMTASTLMPICSITKQMLCLILKGLERNPTPAMVERGDIPQQLSDAFRQLVSPELIDNNGLRIDHLCNNQSGIRDYWAMSMFWGTQPEGGFTLAEDAKKALDRTKSLHFQPGTQFSYCNLNFHILARIVEHVSGTSLGELLSERLFLPAGMKTATLCADNAELPLPCVGYEGNESFGYIPAVNRTQWSGDAGVVASLEDMIAYECYLDKAWADQESVYREIAKEPLFDDGTPAGYGYGLEHIKYGQTATIGHGGAIRGYRLHRTQAPTERVAVVAMLNHEIDAAEVAGHILQQALSLPTQHGLPSMPAPNWAGIYFDPDAQLVVEVRLGGPGEVIVTYTGDDETLKLTEEFEAQSDLATATLCSDILIIHRKYENRNIQAKRIIAGQQAPKGDYVGRYHCTEMDSIFLCSGAGGMLYGSFKGFLGHGPAELMRYLGDDIWFLVCARGLDAPAPGNWTVVFQRDVQGEVVGVTFGCWLARKITFVKDRTP; this comes from the exons ATGCCG CTGCGTG TCCCTTCGCGTTATCGAGGCCCTGGTGGAGCGGTCGCCATCATCAAGGATGGTGAACTGGCTGGAAAGTATACCTGGGGTTATGCGGATTTGCGAAAACGGATCCCCATGACTGCTTCAACACTGATGCCAATCTGCTCGATTACGAAGCAGATGTTGTGTTTGATCCTCAAGGGTCTGGAGCGCAACCCCACACCAGCCATGGTGGAGCGAGGCGATATACCTCAGCAACTGTCGGATGCTTTTCGCCAGTTGGTCTCTCCCGAGCTCATCGACAACAACGGTCTCCGAATCGACCACCTCTGTAACAATCAATCGGGCATCCGAGACTATTGGGCCATGTCGATGTTCTGGGGCACACAACCGGAAGGGGGGTTCACTCTCGCGGAAGACGCCAAGAAAGCGCTTGACCGGACTAAGTCCCTCCATTTCCAACCAGGCACACAATTCTCCTACTGTAACCTCAACTTTCATATCCTTGCTCGCATTGTCGAGCACGTTAGTGGAACATCTCTCGGCGAACTGCTCTCGGAACGACTCTTTTTGCCTGCTGGGATGAAAACTGCAACCCTCTGCGCAGACAACGCCGAGTTGCCTCTGCCATGCGTCGGGTACGAAGGCAATGAATCTTTTGGCTATATACCGGCCGTCAACCGAACTCAATGGTCCGGTGACGCCGGCGTCGTGGCCAGCCTGGAGGATATGATCGCGTACGAATGTTATCTGGACAAGGCATGGGCCGATCAGGAGAGTGTGTATCGAGAGATCGCGAAAGAGCCGTTATTCGATGACGGTACACCAGCTGGGTATGGATATGGCTTGGAACATATAAAGTATGGGCAGACTGCGACAATCGGCCATGGCGGGGCCATTCGTGGATATCGCCTGCACCGGACCCAAGCACCAACAGAACGAGTTGCCGTTGTGGCTATGCTGAATCACGAAATAGATGCCGCAGAGGTAGCTGGGCATATCCTTCAGCAAGCTCTTAGTCTCCCTACACAGCATGGGCTGCCTTCCATGCCGGCCCCAAACTGGGCGGGAATTTACTTTGATCCGGACGCACAATTGGTGGTTGAAGTTCGCCTTGGGGGACCAGGAGAAGTCATCGTTACGTATAcgggtgatgatgagacaCTGAAGCTCACTGAGGAATTTGAAGCACAGTCGGACCTGGCAACTGCTACGCTGTGTTCCGATATCCTCATAATCCACCGTAAATACGAAAACCGTAATATCCAGGCGAAACGGATTATTGCTGGTCAACAGGCGCCCAAGGGCGACTATGTCGGCCGATACCATTGTACGGAAATGGACTCCATCTTTCTATGCAGCGGAGCCGGTGGTATGCTGTACGGATCGTTCAAGGGATTCCTCGGCCACGGGCCCGCTGAGCTCATGCGATACCTGGGAGACGACATTTGGTTTCTCGTATGCGCACGAGGCCTAGATGCACCAGCACCGGGGAACTGGACTGTTGTATTTCAACGTGACGTACAGGGcgaggtggtgggtgttaCGTTCGGGTGTTGGTTGGCCAGAAAGATTACCTTTGTGAAGGACAGGACCCCTTAG
- a CDS encoding uncharacterized protein (TransMembrane:4 (i33-61o81-103i115-138o150-172i)) has translation MSTEPLLPSYASATQHDASPHVRRHSARRRTSLVIPAAPVIQTLSGLTFMTTAIISTVWAYRSYVPPPELSPAEPPSLLPYFASLCLTISLGFWVGYLLFILYDGAGGPRMQRKVVIGASTVGKLVLAGAHIGVWLGYKYLLTGSKQPSWALMFLATQAWWDVLLLVVYSCLRAPVEPRVRW, from the exons ATGTCAACAGAGCCCCTCTTACCATCTTATGCCTCTGCTACTCAGCATGATGCCAGTCCCCATGTCAGGCGCCATTCTGCCCGTCGACGGACCTCCCTCGTCATTCCAGCGGCTCCCGTCATCCAAACCTTGAGTGGGCTCACATTCATGACAACGGCGATCATCTCCACCGTCTGGGCTTACCGAAGCTATGTACCTCCCCCAGAGCTG TCCCCAGCAGAGCCGCCTTCGTTACTCCCATATTTCGCATCGCTGTGCCTTACCATTTCGCTCGGCTTCTGGGTCGGATATTTACTGTTCATCCTATATGATGGAGCCGGCGGGCCAAGAATGCAACGAAAAGTCGTCATCGGGGCTTCCACCGTGGGAAAGTTGGTTCTAGCGGGGGCTCATATAGGGGTTTGGCTAGGGTACAAATATCTGCTCACCGGCTCGAAGCAGCCCAGCTGGGCACTGATGTTTCTAGCAACACAGGCTTGGTGGGATGTTCTGCTGTTGGTGGTTTATTCATGTCTCAGAGCCCCAGTGGAACCACGAGTACGATGGTGA
- a CDS encoding alpha/beta fold hydrolase (COG:S;~EggNog:ENOG410PUXD;~InterPro:IPR000073,IPR029058;~PFAM:PF12697,PF12146,PF00561) codes for MDTAVAADIPLTQTFHYHSTTHEYAVRWTALGDASGPPLIFVHGTPWSSRVWHVFARSLARYFHVYLFDNPGFGDSPLGIPLSGKEALISNEVALDGDLAQQSEVFAALYKTWSKDWPRVYDKAHVVAHDHGGLMSLRAHLIHSCAFASLCLINVVALGPFGQPLFKSVAENEEAFTSLTGPMFEGMVEAYIRNAAFTELSKETMDMLKRPWIINEEGRKGFIRQMAQANSRSTEAVEGRYSEVGQVMPVRIIWGTEDQWIPVETAERLRTKLNAREVVLIEGAGHLVMYDQEGRLGVELGWWLSKVSHDRE; via the coding sequence ATGGACACTGCTGTCGCTGCTGACATCCCACTTACCCAAACATTTCACTACCATTCCACTACTCACGAATACGCTGTGCGTTGGACCGCATTAGGTGATGCTTCCGGGCCACCTTTGATCTTCGTGCATGGCACCCCGTGGTCTTCGCGGGTTTGGCATGTCTTTGCTCGTTCCCTGGCTAGATATTTCCATGTCTATCTCTTTGACAACCCGGGGTTTGGCGATAGTCCACTGGGTATCCCTCTCTCAGGGAAAGAGGCACTAATCAGTAACGAAGTCGCCCTAGATGGAGACCTCGCTCAGCAGTCGGAAGTGTTTGCTGCTCTTTACAAAACCTGGTCCAAGGATTGGCCTCGGGTTTATGATAAGGCACATGTTGTCGCACACGATCATGGGGGACTGATGAGTTTACGGGCGCACCTTATCCATTCTTGCGCATTTGCCAGTTTGTGTCTGATCAATGTGGTTGCTTTGGGGCCATTCGGGCAACCTTTGTTCAAATCAGTGGCGGAAAATGAAGAGGCCTTTACCAGTTTGACCGGTCCGATGTTCGAAGGAATGGTCGAGGCATATATCCGGAATGCAGCATTTACAGAGTTGAGCAAGGAAACGATGGACATGTTGAAGCGCCCGTGGATCATCAACGAGGAAGGCCGGAAAGGCTTCATTAGACAAATGGCGCAAGCCAACAGTCGCAGTACAGAGGCAGTCGAGGGGAGATACTCCGAAGTGGGCCAGGTGATGCCAGTCAGAATTATCTGGGGGACAGAAGACCAATGGATCCCGGTGGAGACGGCAGAGAGACTGAGAACGAAGTTGAATGCCAGAGAGGTGGTGCTCATCGAAGGAGCCGGTCATCTCGTCATGTATGATCAGGAGGGGAGATTAGGAGTGGAattgggatggtggttgaGTAAAGTCAGCCACGACCGGGAGTAA
- a CDS encoding cation-translocating P-type ATPase (COG:P;~EggNog:ENOG410PJ98;~InterPro:IPR006068,IPR018303,IPR023298,IPR023299, IPR001757,IPR004014,IPR036412,IPR008250,IPR023214;~PFAM:PF00689,PF13246,PF00122,PF00690,PF00702;~TransMembrane:10 (i175-198o210-229i372-392o412-435i862-884o890-911i942-962o1000-1017i1038-1060o1072-1089i);~go_component: GO:0016021 - integral component of membrane [Evidence IEA];~go_function: GO:0000166 - nucleotide binding [Evidence IEA]), protein MTTPTAAVSADQPDDASSTLDLEADKETPNDQVRSTARSQRITFDGPNVHDGTRSIYSPGDKRSRSRDTIRSTRSIPQSPTAAGIPIEFRTLSFQISESQAAPEHVLKERGKEEKKPDQDYFESLDFHVLAIDRLCQQFNVDAGRGLSTDAAANRLQRDGKNIIAHHGENYVKKILGYVFGGFCSVLWIGVIIFFICWKPLSNPPSVTNLAMAILVIIVIILQASFSAFQDWSTSRVMKSILGLLPAEALVLREGNLIKLPATDLVAGDVVHISIGNKVPADMRIIKSSGDVRFDRSILTGESDEVEGATDATDKNFLETRNIAFMGTGVTNGNAVGVVVLTGSRSVMGRLASITADVKEKPTLIQKEITRFVRIIVVLTVILAAAILFTWVGWLRVDHPQYMSVVEMLNDVMGCVVAFIPEGMPVGVALTLMIVAKRMKANNILPKGLATVETLGCVNVICSDKTGTLTQNKMFVQSVGLVDQEFFVEDLVAAQQKSIPLPEPLEPLLRGSKLCNDAFFDQETLALPIPERVVNGNATDAAVLRLAEMLRADGQTDLHNYRRTHQIPFNSKNKWMLTVHQNPSSSSHSLIYVKGAPDVLLPKCTSYWSKDGVAKPLDAAAKDMFTAFQQKLSRRAQRVIVLCQREYAPTAALGTNQFNDELLANGVQDLTIIGIFGIIDPPRPEIPETVAACRRAGIRFFMVTGDFGLTAAAIARDIGIFTGTAEPDTVADLVSSAVAAPAEKDEGRSRRSLLVEGSQISTLNEDQWNSICQYEEIVFARTTPEQKLRIVEELKSRDSVVAVTGDGVNDAPALRAADVGIAIVSGSDVAIEAADLVLLDKFDSIVEAIRLGRLVFQNLQKVIAYLLPAGSWSEIWPVIMNVFFGVPLPLSSFLMIIICVFTDLFLSLSLIMEKEEFDLLSLPPRNHKTDHLINLRIYGQSYLFVGVMEAFCAHIMFFLYMYKKAGIPFHALVFAFEKYSDGFYGYTEAELTHFNYVGQSVYFVTLVIMQWGNILSVRSKRMSILQADPIRAKRRNPWLPLAMLVSLVIAIFVTEVPGLQSLFNTASIPLEYWFIPLGLAIGVLVMDELRKVLVRMFPRGPVAKIAW, encoded by the coding sequence atgactACTCCCACCGCTGCTGTGTCTGCGGACCAGCCAGATGATGCTTCATCCACCCTGGACCTGGAAGCCGATAAAGAGACCCCCAATGACCAGGTGCGAAGCACTGCCCGATCCCAGCGAATCACCTTCGACGGTCCCAATGTACATGACGGCACTCGGTCTATATACTCCCCTGGCGACAAACGTTCCCGCAGTCGAGATACCATTCGCAGCACTCGCAGTATTCCCCAGTCCCCAACGGCAGCTGGAATCCCAATCGAGTTCCGTACCCTTTCGTTTCAAATCTCCGAATCCCAGGCAGCCCCAGAACATGTGCTGAAAGAgcgaggaaaggaagagaaaaaaccAGATCAGGACTATTTCGAAAGTCTGGACTTCCATGTACTTGCCATCGACCGGTTGTGCCAGCAGTTCAATGTCGACGCAGGCCGTGGTTTGAGTACTGACGCGGCAGCTAATCGTCTTCAACGCGACGGGAAGAACATCATCGCACACCATGGGGAGAATTatgtgaagaagatccttgGCTATGTTTTTGGTGGCTTCTGCTCGGTCCTCTGGATCGGCGTGATTATCTTCTTCATATGCTGGAAACCGCTCAGCAATCCTCCCTCAGTGACAAACCTGGCCATGGCCATcctggtcatcatcgtcatcatcctgcaAGCATCGTTCTCCGCCTTCCAGGATTGGTCGACATCGCGCGTGATGAAATCGATCCTGGGCCTCCTGCCTGCGGAAGCTCTTGTTCTCCGCGAAGGTAACTTGATTAAGCTGCCAGCCACTGACCTTGTTGCGGGAGATGTCGTCCATATTTCCATTGGCAACAAGGTGCCGGCTGACATGCGCATCATCAAAAGCTCGGGGGATGTTCGATTCGATCGGTCCATTCTGACGGGAGAGTCCGATGAAGTCGAGGGTGCCACCGACGCAACCGACAAAAACTTCCTTGAGACCCGCAATATCGCCTTCATGGGCACCGGTGTCACCAATGGCAATgctgttggtgttgttgtcctGACTGGGAGTCGCTCCGTCATGGGTCGCCTGGCGTCCATTACAGCAGAcgtgaaggagaagccaACGCTCATCCAGAAGGAGATCACGCGCTTCGTACGGATCATTGTGGTGCTGACCGTCATCCTAGCGGCAGCCATCCTTTTCACCTGGGTGGGCTGGCTGCGCGTTGACCACCCACAATACATGAGCGTTGTTGAGATGTTGAACGATGTTATGGGCTGCGTGGTCGCCTTCATCCCCGAGGGTATGCCGGTCGGCGTTGCCCTCACTTTAATGATCGTCGcaaagaggatgaaggcaaACAACATCCTGCCCAAGGGACTGGCGACAGTGGAAACCCTTGGCTGCGTCAACGTGATCTGCTCAGACAAAACCGGGACATTGACCCAGAATAAGATGTTTGTGCAGTCGGTGGGCCTCGTGGACCAGGAGTTCTTTGTTGAGGATCTGGTGGCCGCACAGCAGAAGTCGATTCCCCTTCCAGAACCTCTTGAGCCCCTCCTGCGAGGCTCCAAGCTCTGTAACGATGCCTTCTTTGACCAAGAAACATTGGCCTTGCCAATTCCTGAACGCGTCGTAAATGGCAATGCGACCGACGCGGCCGTTTTACGTTTGGCTGAGATGCTCAGAGCAGATGGACAGACCGACCTTCATAATTACCGACGCACCCATCAAATACCCTTCAACTCGAAAAACAAGTGGATGCTTACTGTCCACCAAAATCCGTCCTCCTCGAGCCACAGCCTCATCTACGTCAAAGGAGCCCCAGATGTTCTTCTGCCCAAGTGTACTTCGTACTGGTCCAAAGACGGTGTGGCCAAGCCTCTGGATGCTGCTGCGAAGGACATGTTTACTGCATTCCAACAAAAGCTCTCCCGCCGCGCCCAGCGAGTCATTGTTCTTTGCCAGCGGGAATATGCACCGACTGCTGCGCTGGGCACGAACCAGTTCAACGATGAGCTGCTAGCCAATGGCGTGCAGGACTTGACAATTATCGGCATCTTTGGTATCATCGACCCTCCCCGTCCGGAGATTCCTGAAACCGTGGCGGCCTGTCGACGCGCTGGCATTCGCTTCTTCATGGTGACCGGTGATTTTGGTCTGACTGCTGCGGCAATTGCACGGGACATTGGTATTTTCACCGGAACTGCTGAGCCGGATACCGTCGCGGACCTGGTATCATCCGCAGTCGCAGCGCCAGCTGAGAAGGATGAGGGAAGATCGAGACGTAGTCTGCTGGTGGAAGGGTCGCAGATCTCGACTCTTAACGAAGACCAGTGGAATTCAATCTGCCAGTATGAGGAGATTGTCTTTGCCCGTACCACTCCGGAGCAAAAGCTGCGCATCGTCGAGGAGCTTAAGTCTCGAGACAGTGTGGTGGCCGTGACAGGCGACGGTGTCAATGATGCTCCCGCCTTGCGTGCAGCTGATGTTGGAATTGCCATTGTCTCAGGCAGTGATGTTGCCATCGAAGCGGCGGACCTAGTTTTGTTGGATAAGTTCGATTCCATTGTGGAGGCGATCCGCCTGGGCCGGCTGGTCTTCCAGAACCTCCAGAAGGTCATCGCTTATCTGCTTCCGGCGGGCAGTTGGTCTGAGATTTGGCCAGTGATCATGaacgtcttcttcggcgtaCCGTTGCCGCTCAGCTCCTTcctgatgatcatcatctgtgTGTTCACAGATCTGTTCTTGTCGCTGTCGCTCatcatggagaaggaagagttcGACCTGCTCAGCCTTCCGCCTCGCAACCACAAAACCGACCACCTCATTAACCTCCGCATCTACGGACAGTCCTACCTATTTGTCGGAGTTATGGAAGCCTTTTGTGCCCATATCATGTTCTTCCTGTACATGTACAAGAAAGCCGGCATCCCTTTCCACGCCCTGGTATTCGCATTCGAGAAATACTCCGACGGCTTCTACGGCTACACAGAGGCCGAGCTGACGCACTTCAACTATGTGGGACAGAGCGTGTATTTCGTCACGTTGGTCATCATGCAATGGGGCAATATACTCTCCGTCCGGAGCAAGCGCATGTCCATCCTGCAGGCCGATCCCATTCGCGCTAAACGCCGTAATCCATGGCTGCCTCTGGCTATGCTCGTGTCCTTGGTCATTGCTATTTTTGTGACGGAGGTGCCTGGCCTGCAGTCACTTTTCAATACTGCTTCCATTCCATTGGAATATTGGTTCATTCCATTGGGTCTGGCGATTGGCGTCCTGGTCATGGATGAGTTGCGGAAGGTGTTGGTGCGCATGTTTCCGCGGGGACC
- a CDS encoding M24 family metallopeptidase (COG:S;~EggNog:ENOG410PWGQ;~InterPro:IPR036005,IPR000994;~MEROPS:MER0002038;~PFAM:PF00557), whose protein sequence is MSTSIESDRAAYLLDAQNKAVQLFEEIERDLIRPGVSEKTLSTEIHELGAKRHGVRTHWHKRVVRSGPNTLSPFAENPPDRIIQPDDILVVDLGPVFEEWEADFGRTYVLGDDPAKLKLRDALDPIWHTVKRRFRENPDMTAEELYAIACQEVQQAGWDFGAPIAGHLVGSFPHERIPNDKISLYIAQGNGDKMMVPGRDGHMRHWILEIHIHDRARGFGGFCEQLLTVD, encoded by the coding sequence ATGTCAACATCAATTGAAAGCGACCGCGCTGCCTACCTTCTCGACGCGCAAAACAAAGCGGTGCAACTATTTGAGGAAATCGAACGAGACCTGATTCGACCGGGCGTGAGTGAAAAGACACTCAGCACTGAGATCCACGAGCTGGGAGCTAAACGCCATGGAGTCCGTACTCACTGGCATAAACGAGTGGTTCGCAGTGGACCAAACACCCTGAGTCCCTTTGCCGAGAACCCGCCCGATCGCATCATTCAGCCCGACGATATCCTGGTGGTGGACCTCGGCCCAGTCTTCGAAGAATGGGAAGCGGACTTCGGGCGCACATATGTTTTGGGAGATGACCCGGCGAAGCTGAAACTACGCGATGCGCTGGACCCCATATGGCACACGGTCAAGCGACGGTTTCGAGAGAACCCAGATATGACGGCGGAAGAATTGTACGCCATCGCCTGCCAGGAGGTTCAACAAGCGGGATGGGATTTCGGTGCTCCCATCGCAGGTCACCTGGTGGGTTCTTTTCCGCATGAGAGAATTCCGAATGATAAAATCAGTTTGTATATCGCACAAGGGAATGGGGATAAGATGATGGTTCCCGGTCGCGATGGGCACATGCGGCACTGGATCCTGGAGATCCACATTCACGATCGGGCGCGCGGATTCGGGGGGTTCTGCGAGCAGTTATTGACGGTGGATTGA